The Streptomyces phaeolivaceus genome has a window encoding:
- a CDS encoding endonuclease/exonuclease/phosphatase family protein produces MPKEVGVTRRQGLRSAAAAAIAVPLLTTAGSSQPASAGEYAGALNVMTFNVRFATVVDKTQRWSVRRPVMRELLRRERPHVIGTQEGLYQQLRMIEKDLGGHYDWIGTGRGGGSKDEFMAIFYDTRRLDPIEFDHFWLSDTPYAIASNTWDADWLRMVTWVKFADLADGGREFYVLNTHLDSVSQYARERSAGLIGETIAGWDRSAPVIVTGDFNAAAHDNRVYDLMLDNGLVDAWDAAASRTQAYGTYHGYRALKPGGRRIDWILTSPGVTTHWAAMNTFSVDGMYPSDHLPVQASLTLG; encoded by the coding sequence GTGCCGAAAGAGGTCGGAGTGACGCGTCGCCAAGGACTGAGGTCCGCGGCGGCCGCCGCCATCGCCGTGCCGCTGCTGACCACGGCGGGCTCGTCGCAGCCGGCGTCCGCCGGCGAGTACGCGGGCGCCCTGAACGTGATGACGTTCAACGTGCGCTTCGCGACCGTCGTCGACAAGACACAGCGCTGGTCCGTGCGCCGTCCGGTGATGCGAGAGCTGCTGCGCCGCGAGCGACCGCATGTCATCGGCACCCAGGAGGGGCTGTACCAGCAACTGCGCATGATCGAGAAGGATCTCGGCGGCCACTACGACTGGATCGGCACGGGCCGAGGGGGCGGCAGCAAGGACGAGTTCATGGCGATCTTCTACGACACCCGCAGACTCGACCCGATCGAGTTCGATCACTTCTGGCTGTCCGACACCCCGTACGCGATCGCCTCCAACACCTGGGACGCGGACTGGCTGCGCATGGTGACCTGGGTGAAGTTCGCCGATCTGGCCGACGGGGGACGGGAGTTCTATGTCCTCAACACCCATCTGGACAGCGTCAGCCAGTACGCCCGGGAGCGCTCCGCCGGGCTGATCGGCGAGACGATCGCCGGGTGGGACCGGTCGGCGCCGGTGATCGTCACCGGCGACTTCAACGCGGCGGCCCACGACAACCGCGTGTACGACCTGATGCTGGACAACGGGCTCGTGGACGCCTGGGACGCGGCGGCCTCGCGCACCCAGGCGTACGGGACGTACCACGGCTACCGGGCGCTCAAGCCCGGCGGCAGACGCATCGACTGGATCCTGACCTCGCCCGGGGTGACCACGCACTGGGCGGCGATGAACACCTTCTCCGTCGACGGGATGTACCCGAGCGACCATCTGCCGGTGCAGGCCTCGTTGACCCTGGGATGA